Proteins encoded together in one Planctopirus ephydatiae window:
- a CDS encoding alpha-E domain-containing protein, whose translation MLSRVADAIYWMSRYIERAENLARFMDVTFNLMLDLPQSHQNAWAPLVYTTGDHEYFREKYGDANQSSVIEFLAFDQDYPGSIRSCVKFARENARSVRETISSEMWEQLNLFYYMVREASANDRIKASPLDFFQEIKQASHLFKGITDATMSRGEGWNFSRLGRLLERADKTSRILDVKYYLLLPTVHDVGSPTDDLQWQAVLRSVSAMEMYSKQFHAITPSKVAQFLILDRHFPRAINYSVTGVEHALHAISGTPMDTFRNSAEQRVGQLRSELAYTTVDDVIQQGLHEFLDLLQTKLNKIGSAVHETFIAVKPVDTSVQSQENGYQRQSIFVR comes from the coding sequence ATGCTCAGCCGTGTTGCCGACGCGATCTATTGGATGAGTCGATACATTGAACGTGCTGAGAATCTGGCACGATTCATGGACGTGACATTTAACCTAATGCTCGACTTGCCGCAGTCTCATCAGAATGCGTGGGCGCCACTGGTCTATACGACAGGTGACCATGAGTACTTTCGTGAGAAATATGGCGATGCAAATCAGAGCAGCGTGATTGAGTTTCTCGCCTTCGATCAGGACTATCCTGGGTCGATCCGTTCGTGCGTCAAATTTGCCCGAGAAAATGCCCGCTCTGTTCGTGAGACGATCTCCAGCGAGATGTGGGAGCAATTGAATCTGTTCTACTACATGGTGCGGGAAGCTTCGGCTAATGATCGCATCAAGGCGTCTCCTCTCGATTTTTTCCAGGAGATCAAGCAGGCTTCGCATCTGTTCAAAGGGATCACCGATGCCACGATGTCCCGAGGGGAAGGATGGAATTTCAGCCGGTTGGGGCGTTTGCTTGAGCGCGCCGATAAAACCTCTCGAATTCTGGACGTGAAATATTACCTCCTGTTGCCGACAGTCCATGATGTGGGCTCGCCCACGGATGACCTGCAGTGGCAAGCGGTCTTGAGATCTGTCAGTGCGATGGAAATGTACTCGAAACAATTCCATGCGATCACTCCATCGAAAGTCGCTCAATTCCTGATTCTGGATCGCCATTTCCCTCGGGCGATCAATTATTCGGTCACCGGCGTGGAACATGCCTTACATGCAATTTCGGGCACGCCCATGGATACTTTTCGCAACTCAGCCGAACAGCGCGTCGGGCAACTGCGATCCGAACTGGCGTATACCACGGTGGATGATGTGATTCAGCAAGGCCTGCATGAATTTCTTGATCTACTGCAGACGAAACTTAATAAAATTGGTTCCGCAGTTCATGAAACATTTATTGCCGTGAAACCCGTGGACACATCGGTACAGTCTCAGGAAAATGGTTACCAGCGACAGTCCATTTTCGTTCGCTAA
- a CDS encoding transglutaminase family protein: MEYRITHTTDYRYTDPVAVCHNVVHLAPRNMLTQRCFDHRVIVRPKPAAIVRRTDFFGNVEHYFAIQRPHRRLMVKSISHIEVIVKPPVIPSLSPSWEQMVQRLCRADGHDCLDAMQFYIDSPSIHSFPALREYAALSFSPGKPIVSAVLDLTARIFHDFKYDPTATTVNSPLEEVLESRRGVCQDFAHLQIGCLRSLGLAARYVSGYIRTLPPPGKPRLIGADASHAWLSVFCGEMGWIDFDPTNNTMASDQHITTAWGRDYTDVCPIKGVFIGGGQHTMAISVDVMPEEEFDTTGGYAATAG, from the coding sequence ATGGAATACCGCATTACTCACACGACCGACTACCGCTATACCGACCCGGTGGCTGTCTGCCATAATGTGGTGCATCTGGCACCACGAAACATGCTGACTCAACGGTGTTTCGATCATCGGGTCATCGTCAGGCCGAAGCCCGCTGCGATTGTTCGAAGGACCGATTTTTTTGGGAACGTCGAGCATTACTTTGCCATACAGCGGCCTCATCGGCGTTTGATGGTGAAGTCGATCAGCCATATTGAAGTGATCGTTAAGCCGCCCGTGATCCCAAGTCTGTCCCCCTCGTGGGAACAAATGGTGCAGCGATTGTGCCGCGCCGACGGGCACGACTGCCTTGATGCCATGCAGTTTTACATCGACTCGCCATCGATCCACTCATTTCCAGCCCTTCGAGAGTACGCTGCTCTGTCTTTCAGCCCGGGAAAGCCCATTGTTTCAGCAGTTCTTGATCTCACGGCACGAATTTTTCATGATTTTAAATATGATCCAACAGCCACAACGGTGAACAGCCCTCTGGAAGAAGTTCTGGAGAGCCGACGCGGCGTCTGTCAGGATTTTGCACATTTGCAGATTGGTTGCCTGCGCTCGTTAGGCTTGGCAGCCCGTTATGTCAGTGGATACATCCGGACGTTACCACCTCCGGGTAAACCCAGGCTAATTGGCGCGGATGCTTCCCATGCCTGGTTATCGGTCTTTTGCGGTGAGATGGGATGGATTGATTTTGACCCGACAAATAACACGATGGCTTCCGACCAACATATCACCACGGCATGGGGCAGAGACTACACCGATGTTTGCCCGATTAAAGGGGTGTTTATCGGTGGGGGTCAGCATACGATGGCAATTTCTGTGGATGTTATGCCCGAAGAAGAATTCGATACGACGGGCGGTTATGCCGCTACCGCCGGGTAA
- a CDS encoding circularly permuted type 2 ATP-grasp protein, whose translation MNPVLASVPDVALSFAEYQTEGFHDELFLADQTPRPEAGPIIQRINSLPPGELMRRQAAAERLLLQLGITFNVYGDNQGAERIFPFDIIPRIVPAHEWEWLERGLKQRIQALNLFINDIYHDQHIIKDGVIPAEILLDAKSYREQCHGINPPHGIWCHVTGTDLVRGGDGQVYVLEDNLRCPSGVSYVLQNRSIMKRTFPQVFDLSRVRPVGDYPLRLLRTLEHLSPRDVANPRVVVLTPGVFNSAYYEHSFLAQQMGVELVEGRDLVVAGEKLYMRTTSGLEQVDVIYRRIDDDFLDPKAFRADSMLGVEGLMNVYRAGRVALANAPGTGVADDKVIYAYVPKIIKYYLNEEAIIPNVPTYICENEDERAYVLDHLDELVVKAANESGGYGMLVGPHSTREQQAQFAELIKANPRNYIAQPTLSLSRVPTICGDHFEGRHVDLRPYILYGKEIFVLPGGLTRVALRKGSLVVNSSQGGGSKDTWVIATNQEQLTPQSATP comes from the coding sequence ATGAATCCAGTGCTGGCGTCCGTTCCTGACGTAGCCCTCAGCTTTGCCGAGTACCAGACCGAGGGGTTTCACGACGAACTGTTTCTCGCAGATCAGACCCCGAGACCTGAAGCCGGCCCGATCATCCAAAGAATCAATTCGCTACCGCCTGGCGAGTTAATGCGCCGGCAGGCGGCCGCCGAACGTCTCCTGCTCCAGTTGGGCATTACATTTAATGTCTATGGAGACAATCAAGGCGCTGAACGTATCTTTCCGTTCGACATCATCCCCCGAATTGTACCGGCCCATGAGTGGGAATGGCTCGAACGGGGCTTGAAACAACGAATTCAAGCTCTCAACTTATTTATTAACGATATTTATCACGATCAGCACATCATTAAGGATGGCGTTATACCGGCCGAAATTCTGCTGGATGCGAAGAGTTACCGCGAGCAATGCCACGGGATCAATCCGCCTCACGGGATCTGGTGCCATGTCACCGGGACAGACCTGGTGCGCGGCGGCGATGGGCAGGTCTATGTGCTGGAGGACAACCTGCGCTGCCCGTCGGGTGTCTCTTATGTGCTGCAAAACCGCTCGATCATGAAGCGGACATTCCCACAGGTGTTCGATCTCAGCCGGGTGCGTCCGGTAGGTGATTATCCGCTTCGATTACTGAGAACTTTAGAGCATCTTTCGCCCCGGGATGTCGCCAATCCGCGCGTGGTGGTGCTCACACCAGGCGTCTTTAATTCAGCCTACTACGAGCACTCATTCCTGGCACAACAGATGGGTGTCGAACTCGTCGAAGGACGGGATCTGGTTGTTGCCGGCGAAAAGCTTTACATGCGGACGACCTCCGGCCTGGAGCAGGTTGACGTTATCTACCGTCGGATCGATGACGATTTTCTTGACCCTAAAGCCTTCCGGGCCGATTCCATGCTTGGAGTGGAAGGGCTGATGAATGTCTACCGTGCAGGGCGGGTTGCGCTGGCGAATGCACCAGGCACCGGTGTGGCCGATGACAAAGTGATCTATGCGTATGTCCCCAAGATCATCAAGTACTACCTCAATGAAGAGGCCATTATTCCGAACGTCCCCACTTATATCTGTGAAAACGAAGATGAGAGAGCCTATGTTCTCGATCATCTGGACGAGCTGGTCGTCAAGGCGGCCAATGAATCGGGAGGATATGGCATGCTGGTGGGGCCCCATTCAACCAGAGAACAACAGGCCCAGTTTGCTGAACTGATCAAAGCCAATCCGCGGAACTATATTGCGCAGCCGACACTCTCGCTTTCGAGAGTACCGACGATCTGTGGAGATCATTTTGAGGGTCGGCATGTCGATCTCAGGCCTTACATCCTCTATGGTAAAGAGATTTTCGTGCTTCCCGGCGGACTGACCCGAGTGGCCTTAAGAAAAGGCTCGCTGGTTGTGAATTCTTCTCAAGGGGGTGGAAGTAAAGACACGTGGGTCATTGCCACCAATCAGGAACAGTTGACACCTCAATCAGCGACCCCTTAA
- a CDS encoding DUF1801 domain-containing protein has protein sequence MHMETLAYNQKCEPQQREICDLLAQEIDKNLKGAENKIWHAHPVWFIDGNPIVGYSRQKPGIRLMFWSGAGFEEASLSVVGKKFKDASIFYNDISEIKKTDIRRWLEKAREIQWDYKNLIRRKGQLERLQ, from the coding sequence ATGCACATGGAAACCCTGGCATACAACCAAAAGTGTGAACCGCAGCAGAGAGAAATCTGCGATCTTTTAGCACAGGAAATTGATAAGAATCTGAAAGGGGCAGAAAACAAGATTTGGCACGCTCATCCCGTCTGGTTCATCGATGGAAATCCAATCGTTGGATATAGTCGACAAAAACCCGGCATCCGACTGATGTTCTGGAGCGGTGCAGGCTTTGAAGAAGCCAGCCTGAGTGTGGTCGGCAAAAAGTTTAAAGACGCATCAATTTTCTATAATGACATTTCTGAGATCAAGAAAACTGATATAAGGCGATGGTTAGAGAAGGCCCGGGAAATTCAATGGGACTATAAAAATCTCATTCGTCGTAAAGGTCAGTTAGAAAGGCTCCAATAG
- a CDS encoding circularly permuted type 2 ATP-grasp protein yields the protein MTQAPGTVLRTGLAEGLVESYPVAEGTHDEYFMSRGVLRAHTTSLVDAIQEMGPLELLRSRQQAQRTIHENSVTYTAQGDTERRNRPWEFDVIPLIIPPGQWQKLARGLSQRAYLLNMIIRDLYGEQRLLSERLLPPQLVYSNPHYSRALHDLPAPVQHQWLQLYAGELARNPGGEWVIVSDRTEAPSGVAYALENRIVGSSIFPKVFRDQRVQRLAPFFIALRELLQKMAYDHRDNPRIVLLSQGPSNPNFFEDAYLARYLGYSLVEGEDLAVRDQQVMLKTLGGLLPVDVLFRRLDDLDCDPLELKADSFRGVTGLVQALRARQCAVANALGCSLLETPAIMAYLPQIARNWLGTELDLPSTQTWWCGDPKSLEYVRQHANSLWIRPAFSHSNLPSGRPAEISQSQRDTLLAAMNHRPHLYVGQEIVRRSKAPVLLNDSWQSWHVGLRTYLVASNSGYVAMPGGLVRCSPLSHTLDQSVSLGEGAKDCWVQSDGPVPQITLLSPPGAAITLRRSGSELPSRVADNMFWVGRFAERAESTARLLRTMVSRLTGESGGSNVPDVAVLMRCLAEGGQIEPSFALQDFRQHMPAIESLLPPAIFDEREPFSLKSTLSQLNHVASLVRERLSLDSWRTINRLYREFHRRRTNAATDFADVLQQLNRLIGDLSALSGLSMESTTRTLGWRFLDIGRRIERSMQTLVLGRSLLIPEYMNSSAVLESIVEVADSLITYRTRYLTRIQLPPVLDLILTDESNPRSVIFQMQTLSQHIDQLPRDKTTPLRTTEQRLILNANSLLQLISAEELSSANQPDVRDRIDRRLAKLARILPQLSNAITHRYLLHAVSAQQLTDVRPRKLKPAEWNMNTTSREKTNEREKMIERERRSLEDNDFMLDNESL from the coding sequence ATGACTCAAGCCCCTGGAACAGTTCTGCGAACCGGACTCGCAGAAGGTCTTGTTGAAAGCTATCCGGTTGCCGAAGGAACTCACGACGAATATTTCATGAGTCGTGGGGTTCTTCGTGCCCACACAACTTCGCTGGTTGATGCCATCCAGGAGATGGGGCCGCTGGAATTGCTGCGATCTCGACAGCAGGCCCAGCGAACGATTCATGAAAACAGTGTGACTTACACTGCTCAGGGCGATACCGAACGGCGCAATCGGCCCTGGGAGTTTGATGTCATCCCATTGATCATCCCGCCCGGTCAATGGCAGAAGCTTGCTCGAGGACTGTCGCAGCGGGCATACCTGTTAAACATGATTATTCGCGACCTGTATGGCGAACAGCGTCTGCTCAGCGAACGATTGTTACCACCACAACTGGTCTACTCGAACCCGCATTATTCGCGGGCTCTACACGATCTGCCCGCACCCGTACAGCATCAGTGGTTACAGCTTTATGCGGGAGAACTGGCCAGGAATCCCGGTGGAGAATGGGTGATTGTCAGTGATCGAACGGAAGCACCCTCTGGTGTGGCTTACGCACTCGAAAACCGCATTGTGGGTTCGAGTATTTTCCCCAAAGTTTTTCGAGACCAGCGGGTGCAGCGTCTTGCGCCTTTCTTTATTGCTCTGCGTGAACTCCTGCAAAAGATGGCTTATGATCATCGGGACAATCCGCGGATTGTGCTCCTGAGCCAGGGGCCATCCAACCCGAATTTTTTTGAAGATGCCTACCTCGCTCGATACCTGGGATATTCTCTTGTCGAAGGAGAAGATCTCGCTGTTCGCGATCAGCAGGTGATGCTGAAAACACTCGGCGGATTACTTCCTGTCGATGTCCTGTTTCGCAGGCTGGATGACCTCGATTGCGATCCACTGGAACTGAAAGCGGATTCATTTCGCGGTGTGACGGGACTGGTTCAGGCCTTGCGAGCCCGGCAATGTGCAGTGGCCAATGCACTCGGATGCAGTTTGCTCGAAACACCCGCCATCATGGCTTATTTGCCGCAAATTGCGAGGAACTGGCTGGGAACCGAGCTGGATCTGCCATCGACTCAAACCTGGTGGTGCGGAGACCCCAAATCATTGGAGTATGTCAGGCAGCATGCGAATTCGTTGTGGATTCGTCCTGCGTTTTCGCATTCGAACCTCCCTTCGGGACGCCCGGCTGAAATTTCTCAATCCCAAAGAGACACGCTGCTGGCAGCCATGAACCACAGGCCGCATTTGTATGTCGGTCAGGAGATTGTGCGTCGCTCGAAAGCTCCCGTCCTGCTCAATGATTCCTGGCAATCATGGCATGTGGGGCTGAGAACTTATCTTGTGGCATCGAATTCCGGGTACGTGGCTATGCCCGGTGGTTTAGTGCGATGTTCTCCATTGTCTCACACCCTTGATCAGTCGGTTTCATTGGGAGAGGGTGCCAAAGACTGCTGGGTTCAAAGTGATGGCCCGGTACCGCAGATCACGTTGCTTTCGCCACCCGGGGCGGCCATTACACTCAGGCGAAGTGGCTCGGAACTTCCCAGCCGTGTGGCAGATAACATGTTCTGGGTCGGTCGATTTGCTGAAAGGGCGGAAAGCACCGCTCGCTTATTGCGAACTATGGTCAGCCGACTGACTGGAGAATCCGGTGGCAGCAATGTCCCGGATGTTGCTGTACTGATGCGATGCCTGGCGGAAGGGGGTCAGATTGAACCCAGCTTCGCCCTGCAGGATTTCCGTCAGCACATGCCTGCCATTGAAAGTTTATTGCCACCAGCGATTTTTGATGAACGTGAACCATTCAGCCTGAAATCGACACTCAGCCAGCTCAATCATGTCGCATCGCTGGTTCGGGAAAGACTTTCTCTCGATAGCTGGCGAACGATCAACCGTCTGTACCGGGAGTTTCATCGCCGACGCACCAATGCCGCTACCGATTTTGCAGACGTGCTTCAACAGCTCAACCGCTTGATTGGAGATCTGTCGGCCCTGAGTGGATTATCGATGGAAAGTACGACAAGAACCCTGGGTTGGCGATTTCTGGATATCGGGCGGCGCATCGAACGGAGTATGCAGACTCTGGTTCTCGGGCGAAGCCTGTTAATCCCTGAATACATGAATTCTTCGGCTGTTCTGGAATCGATCGTCGAAGTGGCAGATAGCCTGATCACCTATCGCACACGCTATCTGACCCGCATTCAATTGCCACCTGTGCTGGATCTGATTCTGACTGACGAAAGCAACCCACGTTCGGTCATTTTCCAGATGCAGACGTTATCCCAGCACATTGATCAGCTCCCCAGAGACAAGACGACACCACTGAGAACGACAGAACAGCGTTTGATTCTCAACGCCAACAGCCTGCTGCAATTGATCTCTGCCGAAGAACTCTCCAGTGCCAACCAGCCCGATGTGCGAGATCGAATTGACCGCCGCCTGGCAAAACTTGCCCGTATTCTCCCGCAGCTTTCCAATGCCATTACTCATCGTTATTTGTTGCACGCGGTTTCTGCACAACAACTGACAGATGTCCGGCCGCGAAAACTCAAGCCCGCCGAATGGAACATGAACACCACCTCCCGTGAGAAAACCAACGAGCGGGAGAAAATGATTGAGCGGGAACGGAGATCTCTGGAAGACAACGATTTTATGCTGGATAACGAAAGCCTCTGA
- a CDS encoding transglutaminase family protein, giving the protein MTIRVALHHKTVYTYDRLVSMGAHIVRLRPAPHCRTPIVSYSLKIEPKDHYLNWQQDPHGNFLARLVFPKKTTEFSVSVDLIADMTVINPFDFFLEEYAEKFPFIYEPWLKSELAAYLEVPTATPALKAYIETVDQKPQRTIDFLVELNRQLHRDICYVIRLEHGVQSPEETLTKRSGSCRDSAWLLVHILRHLGYAARFASGYLLQLTPDVKALDGPSGAEYDFTDLHAWTEVYLPGAGWVGLDPTSGLLCGEGHIPLACTPEPGSAAPITGAIDPCETKFHFEMEVVRVHEDPRVTKPYTDEQWQRIMRLGNDVDRHLQAADVRLTMGGEPTFVSIDDMEGDEWNTAAVGPTKRMRADVLSRRIRERFALGALIHYGQGKWYPGEPLPRWAFTLISRKDGLPVWRDRNLMADETTKYDFNFADARRFIELLAKNLEVTTSTIVDGYEDVAYYAMREMRLPINVDVFDNKLKDKQERERIVRLFERGLGKPTGCVLPLRRNRFNSTPHWVTAEWPVRRDQFYLLPGDSAMGFRLPLDSLPYISDERLGRLVDRDPLEPLPPLPVPKSLRRAAQAMFPATPIGVASTSGANLWSAQNLGEAAQDRPSTEHWGFGEGATVSSVARKTLAPGSDGASSLPADRSGVYSGPPSNGHDGHNGSNGNSDSHQDSHWKQPEPFQMNDSHVRTALVVEPRDGRIFVFLPPVETAECFLELIAAIEETAAELSMPVAVEGYLSPYDPRLLVWKITPDPGVIEVNTPPTETWNDLAELTTGLYDEARLSRLGTEKFMLDGRHSGTGGGNHVVLGGKTPADSPFLRRPDLLRSLITYWNNHPSLSYLFSGLFIGPTSQAPRVDEGRKDTLYELELAFEQIPDHTSVPPWLVDRIFRNLLVDLTGNTHRAEFCIDKLYSPDSSTGRLGLVEFRGFEMPPHARMSLTQQLLIRAIVAWFWEEPYRHPPVHWGTSLHDRFMLPHFLEEDFQCVIGELQNAGFAFENDWFNPHLEFRCQKIGEISLGSVHIEFRTALEPWYVLGEEGAPGGTARYVDSSVERLQVKVKGLTPGRQVLTVNGRRIPLHPTGTESEYVAGIRYRAWQPPSCLHPTIGIHSPLTFDVVDTWLNRSVGGAQYHVVHPGGRGYDVFPVNSYEAESRRMTRFYKMNHTGGAMKLPPEHTNRHFPFTLDLRRPTAPMFM; this is encoded by the coding sequence ATGACGATCCGTGTCGCTCTTCATCACAAAACTGTCTACACCTACGATCGATTGGTATCGATGGGAGCGCATATTGTGCGGCTCAGACCGGCACCTCATTGTCGGACACCCATCGTTTCGTATTCGCTCAAAATTGAGCCCAAAGACCATTATCTGAACTGGCAGCAGGATCCTCACGGTAACTTTCTGGCACGTCTGGTTTTCCCCAAAAAGACCACAGAATTCAGTGTGAGCGTCGACCTGATTGCCGACATGACAGTCATCAATCCGTTTGACTTTTTCCTCGAAGAGTACGCCGAGAAGTTTCCGTTCATCTACGAACCCTGGCTCAAATCCGAACTGGCGGCCTACCTGGAGGTTCCCACAGCCACGCCTGCTCTCAAAGCTTACATTGAAACTGTCGATCAAAAACCTCAAAGAACAATTGATTTTCTGGTCGAACTGAACCGCCAGCTTCATCGAGATATCTGCTACGTCATCCGTCTCGAACATGGTGTTCAGTCGCCGGAAGAAACGTTAACCAAGCGATCTGGTTCCTGCCGAGATTCTGCGTGGCTACTGGTTCATATACTGAGACATCTTGGTTACGCCGCACGTTTTGCCTCAGGGTATCTCTTACAACTGACTCCCGATGTCAAAGCTCTGGATGGTCCATCCGGTGCAGAGTATGACTTCACCGATCTGCACGCCTGGACGGAAGTCTATCTTCCGGGAGCCGGTTGGGTGGGTCTGGATCCGACTTCAGGTCTGCTTTGTGGCGAAGGGCATATTCCTTTGGCTTGTACGCCAGAGCCAGGTTCTGCGGCACCCATCACAGGAGCGATTGATCCCTGTGAAACCAAATTCCATTTCGAAATGGAAGTCGTTCGAGTTCACGAAGATCCCCGTGTCACGAAGCCTTACACTGACGAGCAGTGGCAACGGATCATGCGGCTGGGGAACGATGTGGATCGTCACCTGCAGGCAGCCGACGTGCGACTGACCATGGGTGGTGAACCGACGTTTGTTTCCATCGACGACATGGAAGGCGACGAGTGGAATACGGCTGCCGTGGGACCGACAAAACGGATGCGGGCTGATGTCCTTTCCCGGCGTATTCGCGAGCGTTTTGCCCTTGGAGCGCTGATTCATTATGGCCAAGGAAAATGGTATCCAGGTGAGCCATTACCCCGCTGGGCATTTACGCTGATCTCGCGGAAAGATGGGTTACCCGTCTGGCGTGATCGGAATCTCATGGCCGACGAAACAACCAAATACGACTTCAATTTTGCGGATGCAAGACGGTTTATCGAATTACTGGCCAAAAACCTCGAAGTCACGACCAGCACCATTGTGGATGGATATGAAGACGTGGCTTATTACGCCATGCGTGAAATGCGATTGCCCATTAACGTTGATGTGTTCGATAACAAACTTAAAGACAAGCAGGAGCGCGAGAGAATCGTGCGACTGTTTGAGCGAGGTCTGGGCAAACCCACGGGTTGTGTTCTGCCACTGCGCCGTAACCGCTTTAACTCGACACCGCATTGGGTCACAGCCGAATGGCCTGTCAGGCGAGATCAGTTTTATCTGCTCCCGGGTGATTCCGCGATGGGCTTCCGCCTGCCGCTGGATTCGCTGCCCTACATTTCAGATGAACGTCTTGGACGACTTGTCGATCGAGATCCTCTAGAACCATTGCCGCCACTTCCCGTCCCTAAATCACTCCGGCGGGCAGCTCAGGCGATGTTTCCTGCAACTCCTATTGGAGTCGCCTCGACCAGTGGAGCGAACTTGTGGTCGGCTCAAAACCTGGGTGAAGCGGCTCAGGATCGGCCTTCGACAGAACACTGGGGGTTTGGTGAAGGTGCGACAGTCTCTTCGGTCGCTCGCAAAACTCTGGCTCCTGGCAGTGACGGCGCCAGCAGTCTGCCGGCTGATCGATCTGGCGTATACTCGGGGCCACCTTCGAACGGGCATGATGGCCACAATGGTTCAAATGGAAATTCTGACAGCCATCAAGACTCACACTGGAAGCAGCCTGAACCATTCCAGATGAATGACAGCCATGTCCGCACGGCTCTCGTGGTTGAGCCACGCGATGGGCGCATATTTGTGTTTCTTCCACCCGTTGAAACAGCCGAATGCTTTTTGGAGCTCATCGCTGCGATCGAGGAAACAGCGGCCGAACTTTCGATGCCGGTCGCGGTGGAAGGGTACCTCTCCCCTTATGATCCTCGGCTTCTCGTCTGGAAGATCACACCGGATCCCGGGGTGATTGAAGTCAATACTCCACCCACGGAAACCTGGAATGATCTGGCTGAATTAACCACCGGCCTGTACGACGAAGCCCGGCTGTCTCGACTGGGGACTGAAAAGTTCATGCTCGATGGACGACACTCGGGAACTGGTGGTGGGAATCATGTGGTATTGGGCGGCAAGACACCGGCTGATAGTCCCTTCCTCAGACGTCCCGATCTGTTGCGCAGCCTGATTACCTATTGGAATAATCATCCTTCGCTGTCATATCTATTCTCGGGGCTGTTTATTGGGCCGACCAGCCAGGCACCCCGCGTGGATGAAGGGCGAAAAGATACGCTTTACGAACTGGAACTGGCCTTCGAGCAGATTCCCGATCACACATCCGTCCCACCCTGGCTGGTGGATCGTATCTTTAGAAACCTGCTGGTGGACCTGACGGGGAACACGCATCGTGCAGAGTTCTGTATCGATAAATTGTATTCACCAGACAGTTCCACCGGACGATTGGGACTGGTGGAGTTCCGTGGGTTTGAGATGCCCCCACATGCCCGCATGAGCCTGACGCAACAACTGTTGATTCGGGCCATTGTGGCATGGTTCTGGGAGGAACCCTATCGTCACCCGCCAGTTCACTGGGGAACGTCGCTGCATGATCGATTCATGCTGCCACATTTTCTGGAAGAAGATTTCCAGTGTGTGATTGGTGAACTGCAGAATGCTGGTTTTGCATTTGAGAACGACTGGTTCAATCCGCATCTCGAATTCCGTTGCCAGAAGATCGGCGAGATCTCACTGGGATCAGTGCATATCGAGTTCCGCACAGCACTGGAACCGTGGTATGTGCTGGGCGAAGAAGGTGCACCTGGCGGAACGGCCCGGTATGTCGATTCTTCGGTCGAACGACTGCAGGTGAAGGTGAAAGGCCTCACTCCAGGGCGTCAAGTACTCACCGTGAACGGACGACGCATTCCACTCCATCCGACGGGTACAGAATCCGAATATGTGGCTGGCATCAGGTACAGAGCGTGGCAACCGCCATCCTGCCTGCATCCGACGATTGGAATTCATTCCCCCTTGACCTTTGACGTCGTCGATACCTGGCTGAATCGCTCAGTCGGCGGTGCGCAATATCATGTGGTGCATCCGGGTGGTCGAGGATATGACGTTTTCCCGGTGAACTCCTACGAGGCTGAAAGTCGTCGCATGACGCGCTTCTACAAGATGAATCACACGGGCGGAGCTATGAAGCTTCCTCCGGAACACACCAACAGACACTTCCCATTTACGTTAGATCTGAGGCGTCCCACAGCACCCATGTTCATGTGA